AGGCCGCTTCGGTCACATACTTCTCATCAGGGCGCTTCAGCACACTGTAAAGCTGGCTGCTGGCGCTGGCTTCCACGAGTTCGATGAGATCCTCAATCCAGATCGGCTGACGAAAGCGGACCGACAGGGTCACAACCCCTCGCTGATTGTGCGCACCGCGTTCGCTGATGGCTTTGGAGCAGGGGCAAAGCGTGGTCACAGGCACCTCGACGGTGACGACATAGTCAATTTCTTCCCCTTCGGCATTGACCTCAAAGATCACACCGTAGTCCAGCAGGCCTTCGGCCTTGGTGATCGGCGCACGCTTGGCACGGAAATAGGGGAAGCGCATTTCCACGTGAGCCTTGCGGGCGTTCAGACGGGCCAACAACTCCTTGGGCATGGCGGCGATGCTGGCGACGGTGAGTTCACGGCCGTGCGCGTGGAGGATCTCCACAAACCGGCTCATGTGAGTGCCCTTGTATTGGTGGGGGAGATCCACCGCCATCGTCACTGTGGCGACCGTGTGCTGCTGGGACTGGTCGCGATCACGAATGCGCAGGGGGAAACGCAGATTTTTGACGCCGACGCGGTCAATCGCGATCTTGCGGTCGTCCCGCTCGTTTTGGGTGTCTTTGAGATTGGCCATCGGAGAGAATAAACGAAACAAAATTTCCCACTGCCGCAGCTAGCAGCAGTGGGAAAAAATTAATAGCACCGCTAGGCTACTGCTCAGGGCAGAAGGTTCACTGCGCGGGCACGCTTGACTTCGCGGGTCACTTTGCGGTGCAGCCAAGCAGGCAGACCGGTGGTGCGGCGAGGAATCAGCTTGCCAGTCTCCGTGAGGAAACGGGAAAGAAGCTCAGGATTGGTGTAGATCAGCTTCTCAACCGGGATGTCCATCCGACGGCGGGGCATCCGGCGGTTGTTCTTGCGGAGGGAGATGAGGCGTTCAGTAGTCTTGGGTTGCATGACGGTAACGGCAGCGGATTAGCGGATCTCGCGGTGCAGGGTGCGGCGCTTGAGGAAGTGATTAAACTTCACTTTCTCAAGACGGCCGGGTGTGCGCGGACTCTTTTTATTGCGAGTGGTGACGTAGCGGGAGGTGGGTTTTCCCTCCGCCTTAGCTTCCGTGCATTCCAGGATGATGATTTCGCGTGCCATAAAATTGGGGGCAGGAGACTAGACTACTCTTTGCTGAAGTCAAGCGACTCGTTGCTATTGCTGTTAGAAGTGGTGCTGCTCTCCTCTTCGTCGCGGTCGTCATCGGCGTCATCGCCGGACTCGTCGAGGCCAAACAGGGAGCGTACTGGACGATTCCAGCGGCCGCTGCGCTGCTCGCGCTCCAGGCGCTCCTGGCAGACTACGGTGAAGCGGGTGAAGGGGAGGGCCTCCAGGCGTTCCTCAGAGATCGTGTCGCCGGACATTTCGCAGATGCCGTACATGCCGGCATCAATGCGCTTGAGGGCTTCATTGATTTCGTAGATGGCGTCCTGCTCCTTGGCCAGAAGGCTGAGGGCGAAGTCGCGGTCATAGGCATCGCTGCCTGCATCGGCCTGGTGCATGCCAAAGGCGGAGGAGTCGCCACCTTCACCACCACGGAGGCTTTCGGCGGTCACGCCTTCAGCGGAACTCAGATACGCATCGCGCAGTTCCACCAGACGCTGGCGCATGCGCTTCAGGAAAGCGGCAGGCAGCACCGGCTTTTTCGGCGGTGTGTCCATGGTGATGCCTTCATCTTCAGCGCGGCCCATGCGGCGGACGTTGGTGATTTTTGGCGCAGGGGCTGGAGCTTTGGCTTTCGCCGGGGCAGCCTTTTCCACCTTGGCGGCAGGAGCGGCTTTCGGAGCCGGAGCGGCTTTTTCAGCGACTTTTTTCGCCGCAGGGGCCGCCTTCACCACTTCAGCCTTGGCCGGAGCAGCTTTTGCAGGCGCTGCTTTTTTCGCGGCAGGGGCTTCCTTTTTCGCAGGCGCTGCTTTGGTGGCGGCTGCTTTTGGGGCGGGAGCAGGTTTCTCCGCAGCTTTTTTGGCAGCGGGCTTCGTGGCAGTTTTGGCGGGGGCTTTCTTCACAGGGGGAGATTTCTGGGGCGCGGGTTTCGCGGCCTTGTTCACGGGCTTAGCCGGGGGTTGGAGTGCGGGCTTGGCGACCTTGACCGGCGTTTTAACGGCAGGTTTGGCAGGGGCTTTCTTCGCAGTTTTGGCCGGAGCTTTGGGCGCTGGCTTCTTTTTCGCAGGCATGGCTCGTGAGGTTAGGCGTTGGTTCGCAGGAATTCCGCCGACCTGGATGGCCAGCGGAAAAGAGGCGCGGATAGTGATGTGCTTTACCAAAAATGGCAACCGGAATTCCCTCGCAGAATTTGCACCCTGCCCGCAAGAAGCACCAGGAATCAGCGTGCAGCCGTGATCTCCCGGTGCAGCCAGGCACGTGCGTAGGCCCAATCACGCTTGGCCGTAGGCTCAGAAACCCCCAGCACTTCTGCAGCTTCGGCAAAGGTCAGCCCGACAAAATAATGCAGCTTTACCAGCTCTGCCTTCCGCGAATCTTCGGCGGCCAGCCGGTCCAGCGCCTCATGCACGGCCAGCAATTCGTCATCCTGGACGGCAGGCGCGGCTATTTGCAGGCCGTCCTCCAGCTCCACGTGCTCCTGCCCGGACCCATGACGCACGGTCTTGCGCTTGCGGGCACGGTCAATGAGGATGCGACGCATGGCCTCGGCCGCCGCCCCGAAAAAATGCGCGCGGTTTTGGAAACTGGCATCGCCCAGGCGCAGCCAGGCCTCATGCACCAGCGCGGTGGCTTGCAGCGTCTGGCCCGGAAGCTCACGCGCCATCTTGGCCGCAGCCACCCGCCGCAGTTCGGCATACACTTCAGCCAAAAGTTGGTTAGGCGCAGCAGCATCACCCTGCTGGCAGGACTGGAGGAGGAGCGTGATCTGGTTCATGACGTCTGAATTCAA
The Prosthecobacter algae DNA segment above includes these coding regions:
- the rpsR gene encoding 30S ribosomal protein S18: MQPKTTERLISLRKNNRRMPRRRMDIPVEKLIYTNPELLSRFLTETGKLIPRRTTGLPAWLHRKVTREVKRARAVNLLP
- the folE2 gene encoding GTP cyclohydrolase FolE2 encodes the protein MANLKDTQNERDDRKIAIDRVGVKNLRFPLRIRDRDQSQQHTVATVTMAVDLPHQYKGTHMSRFVEILHAHGRELTVASIAAMPKELLARLNARKAHVEMRFPYFRAKRAPITKAEGLLDYGVIFEVNAEGEEIDYVVTVEVPVTTLCPCSKAISERGAHNQRGVVTLSVRFRQPIWIEDLIELVEASASSQLYSVLKRPDEKYVTEAAYDNPVFVEDLVRSVAQKASAHKKIKWFRVEAENFESIHNHNAWAVIESTNKAES
- a CDS encoding sigma-70 family RNA polymerase sigma factor; this translates as MNQITLLLQSCQQGDAAAPNQLLAEVYAELRRVAAAKMARELPGQTLQATALVHEAWLRLGDASFQNRAHFFGAAAEAMRRILIDRARKRKTVRHGSGQEHVELEDGLQIAAPAVQDDELLAVHEALDRLAAEDSRKAELVKLHYFVGLTFAEAAEVLGVSEPTAKRDWAYARAWLHREITAAR
- a CDS encoding TraR/DksA family transcriptional regulator, with the translated sequence MPAKKKPAPKAPAKTAKKAPAKPAVKTPVKVAKPALQPPAKPVNKAAKPAPQKSPPVKKAPAKTATKPAAKKAAEKPAPAPKAAATKAAPAKKEAPAAKKAAPAKAAPAKAEVVKAAPAAKKVAEKAAPAPKAAPAAKVEKAAPAKAKAPAPAPKITNVRRMGRAEDEGITMDTPPKKPVLPAAFLKRMRQRLVELRDAYLSSAEGVTAESLRGGEGGDSSAFGMHQADAGSDAYDRDFALSLLAKEQDAIYEINEALKRIDAGMYGICEMSGDTISEERLEALPFTRFTVVCQERLEREQRSGRWNRPVRSLFGLDESGDDADDDRDEEESSTTSNSNSNESLDFSKE
- the rpmG gene encoding 50S ribosomal protein L33, with the protein product MAREIIILECTEAKAEGKPTSRYVTTRNKKSPRTPGRLEKVKFNHFLKRRTLHREIR